The sequence below is a genomic window from Kitasatospora kifunensis.
CCGTACGACCACTCCCCCACCCCCAGCTGCATCAAGGCAACAGCCCCCGCACCCGACCGCACCCGCTCCTCGAACAACTCGACAACCGTTGCCGTGACGCCTGGTACCGGCCGCCGCTCGACCTCCAGTCCGACGGTCATCGCACAGACTCCTCGGCACGTCGGCGGGCGATCGAGTCCCGCAGGCTCTTGGGACGAATGTCCGACCAGATCTGCTCGACCCGGGCCAGGCAGTGCGCCTCGCTACCCGTGGTCCCCTCGGCCCGCCAGCCGAGCGGGATCTGCAGGCCGACCGGCCAGAGTGAGTACTGCTCCTCCTCGTTGACCACGACGGTGAACTCGGTGAAAGCGTCCATATCGACTTCTTCCCTTCTGATGCTTCGTCAGTCAGATCGGATTCTCAAGAGTTTTCGGCGTCAGCCTCTCGCTGACATGGCGTCAAGTACCGCCAGGTACACGGCGGCGTACTCCGCCGCCGCCCGCTCGGGCAGCCGGGCCCGGTCGTGGTCGACCATCAGCAGGCCGTCGTCCGAGGTCGGGTCCAGCACCACGGCCGCGCTGAGCGCGAAGTTGGTCGGCTCATGCCGCATGGTCGGCTCGAAGCGCAGGCTGTCGCTGACGATCCGGGTGGCTCCCTCGGCGAGCCTGCCCAGCGCGTGGAAACGCAGGAAGCCGAAGTTGCTGTCCAATGCGGTGCCGGCCATCAGCCGGGCCAGCGTCGCGAACGGCACCCGGCGGTAGGGCAGCATCGCCGTCTCCTGCTCGTGCAGCCACCGGGCCAGCGCGCCCGGATCACCGTCCACCGCGGCGCTGACCGGCACGGTGTTCAGGAAGAGGCCGAGCGCCTCGGTGCCGCCCTCGCGGGCCAGGCGACCGTTGACCGAGAGC
It includes:
- a CDS encoding MbtH family protein codes for the protein MDAFTEFTVVVNEEEQYSLWPVGLQIPLGWRAEGTTGSEAHCLARVEQIWSDIRPKSLRDSIARRRAEESVR